A genome region from Calliopsis andreniformis isolate RMS-2024a chromosome 2, iyCalAndr_principal, whole genome shotgun sequence includes the following:
- the LOC143183989 gene encoding solute carrier family 53 member 1 — protein sequence MKFAEHLSAHITPEWRKQYISYEEMKAMLYTAVEEAPSAESVEPEVISRHFASFDEVFFTFCDRELKKINTFYSEKLAEATRKYAALQSELKTALELQQGGGKNKGKANIKPPLPTRKLRELKLAFSEFYLSLILLQNYQNLNYTGFRKILKKHDKLLSVDSGSKWRVECVETAHFYTSKDIDKLIQDTETTVTNDLEGGDRQRAMKRLRVPPLGEHQSPWTTFKVGLFSGSFIVLFVAVVLSAIFHDGGENLKIAFRLYRGPLLIIQFLFLIGVNVYGWRSSGVNHVLIFELDPRNHLSEQHLMELAAVLGVIWTLSLLSFLYSASLSIPPYVNPLALVCIMLAFLLNPLKMFRHEARFWLLKIIGRVIISPFAYVNFADFWIADQLNSLATALLDFHFLTCFYITNGNWLDAGDTTQCMSGSLIVRPIVNCLPAWFRFAQCIRRYRDSKEAFPHLANAGKYSTTFLVVISNTLCAYHAVEYQSRWENPWLWLWVISCFVNSIYSLTWDLKMDWGLLDNNAGENRFLREEVVYSAAGFYYFAIIEDFVLRFAWIASFVLVECEYVSSDLMTSIVAPLEVFRRFIWNFFRLENEHLNNCGKFRAVRDISIAPIESSDQTQILRMMDEENGVLNRGKRKIGGKRQATTKEEKRALLKDETIDIDISNAS from the exons ATGAAGTTTGCGGAACATTTGTCTGCTCACATTACGCCAGAGTGGCGTAAGCAATACATTAGTTATGAG GAAATGAAGGCAATGCTTTATACAGCTGTAGAGGAAGCACCTTCAGCTGAAAGTGTTGAACCAGAAGTAATATCTCGACATTTTGCCTCCTTTGATGAAGTCTTCTTTACATTTTGTGATCGTGAATTAAAAAAGATTAATACTTTCTATTCAG AAAAGTTAGCAGAAGCAACACGTAAATATGCAGCCCTTCAAAGTGAATTGAAAACAGCATTGGAATTACAACAGGGTGGAGGAAAAAATAAAGGGAAGGCAAATATTAAGCCTCCTTTGCCAACAAGGAAGCTGAGAGAATTGAAACTTGCATTCTCAGAATTTTATTTATCCCTCATACTTCTTCAAAATTATCAAAATCTTAATTACACTGGTTTTCGGAAGATTCTTAAAAAGCATGACAag TTGCTGTCTGTAGACAGTGGTTCAAAATGGAGGGTAGAATGCGTCGAAACGGCACATTTTTATACATCGAAAGATATAGACAAGCTCATACAAGATACAGAAACTACCGTAACAAACGATTTAGAGGGTGGAGATAGACAACGTGCTATGAAACGATTACGTGTCCCACCATTAGGCGAACATCAAAGTCCGTGGACCACTTTCAAAGTTGGATTATTCTCTGGTAGTTTCATTGTTCTATTTGTAGCAGTCGTACTTTCAG CAATATTTCATGATGGCGGAGAAAACTTAAAGATTGCATTTAGATTATACCGCGGGCCTTTACTcattatacaatttttattccTTATTGGTGTGAATGTTTATGGATGGAGATCGTCAGGTGTTAATCATGTACTGATATTTGAATTGGATCCACGAAATCATCTTTCTGAGCAACATCTcatggaattggctgctgttCTTGGAGTTATATGGACCCTTAGTTTATTGAGCTTTTTATACAGTGCTAGTTTAAGCATTCCACCATACGTCAATCCATTAGCCTTAGTTTGCATTATGCTGGCATTTCTTTTAAATCCATTGAAAATGTTTCGCCACGAGGCACGATTTTGGTTATTGAAAATTATT GGTCGTGTTATAATATCACCATTTGCATATGTCAATTTTGCCGATTTCTGGATAGCAGATCAATTGAATAGCTTAGCCACAGCATTGCTAGATTTCCATTTCTTAACATGTTTCTATATCACTAATGGAAATTGGTTAGACGCGGGCGATACCACGCAATGTATGTCTGGTTCTCTGATCGTTAGGCCTATTGTTAATTGTCTACCTGCGTGGTTCCGTTTCGCGCAATGTATTCGACGATATCGTGACTCTAAAGAGGCATTTCCGCATTTAGCTAATGCTGGGAAATATTCAACGACTTTTCTCGTCGTGATATCGAACACCTTGTGCGCTTATCATGCTG TGGAATATCAAAGTCGTTGGGAAAatccatggctgtggctttgggtaATTAGTTGTTTTGTCAATTCCATATATTCTTTAACTTGGGATCTGAAAATGGACTGGGGCCTTCTGGATAACAACGCTGGAGAGAACAGATTTTTACGCGAAGAAGTTGTGTATTCAGCAGCG GGATTTTATTATTTCgctataattgaggattttgttctACGATTTGCGTGGATTGCTAGTTTCGTACTTGTTGAATGCGAATATGTGTCTAGCGATTTAATGACATCCATAGTAGCGCCTCTCGAAGTTTTTAG GAGATTCATTTGGAATTTCTTCCGATTAGAAAATGAGCATCTAAACAACTGTGGCAAATTCAGAGCTGTTCGTGATATATCGATTGCACCAATAGAAAGTTCTGATCAGACACAAATTTTGCGCATGATGGATGAAGAAAATGGTGTACTTAATAGAGGAAAACGTAAAATAGGAGGTAAACGGCAGGCTACTACCAAAGAAGAGAAACGAGCGTTGCTCAAGGATGAAACAATTGATATAGATATATCGAATGCTAGTTAA